The Niallia alba genome includes a window with the following:
- a CDS encoding IS4 family transposase encodes MDKITRKTSFGQWFSPINLQLFEENVKTMKLDYYTKKLTTESFLKLLLFAQLQEIESLHALGDCLFDDQLQKGIDLDSISISQLSRRLNGINPDLFQRLFLDLVSQIHAKTHYTKLVMPLKIIDSSTLPLNLTNHKWAKFRKTKAGVKLHLRLVFMEKGISYPEKAVMTTAKEHDRGQLEIMVDDKECMYVFDRGYLDYERFDRMTDDGYFFLSRLRKNAVIRNVYDFKLPKDTAVLSDQMVLIGTTQNRAENYFRLLKVMDSKGNELHLITNRFDLSAEEISEMYKSRWAIELFFKWIKQHLSIKKFYGQSEWAIQNQVFIALIVFCLHVLVQIETRSKRKTLQISRYLRAALWKPANVWLRKIEGKAIP; translated from the coding sequence ATGGACAAGATTACACGAAAAACTTCATTTGGACAATGGTTTTCACCTATAAATCTTCAATTATTTGAAGAAAACGTGAAAACGATGAAATTAGATTACTATACGAAAAAATTAACGACAGAGTCATTTCTAAAATTACTACTTTTTGCGCAGCTACAAGAAATTGAAAGTCTGCATGCGCTGGGTGATTGTCTTTTCGATGACCAGCTTCAAAAAGGGATAGACCTTGATTCTATTAGTATTTCTCAGTTGTCACGGCGGTTAAACGGCATAAACCCTGATCTATTTCAAAGGCTTTTCCTTGATTTAGTGTCACAAATTCATGCCAAAACGCATTACACGAAACTCGTGATGCCGTTAAAAATCATTGATTCAAGCACATTGCCACTTAATTTGACCAATCATAAATGGGCTAAATTCCGCAAAACAAAAGCAGGTGTAAAGTTACATTTGCGCCTTGTGTTTATGGAAAAGGGTATATCCTATCCTGAAAAGGCCGTTATGACAACGGCAAAAGAACATGACCGTGGTCAGCTTGAAATCATGGTGGATGACAAGGAATGCATGTATGTGTTTGACCGTGGTTATCTAGACTACGAGCGCTTTGATCGCATGACTGATGATGGCTACTTCTTTCTTTCACGGCTACGCAAAAATGCAGTCATACGGAACGTTTACGATTTTAAGCTACCCAAGGATACAGCTGTTTTATCAGACCAAATGGTGTTGATAGGTACGACTCAAAACCGTGCTGAAAATTACTTTCGGCTTCTAAAAGTGATGGACTCAAAAGGAAATGAACTTCATTTAATTACAAATCGTTTTGATTTAAGCGCCGAAGAAATTTCAGAAATGTATAAATCACGGTGGGCAATTGAGCTGTTTTTTAAATGGATCAAACAACATCTCAGCATCAAAAAGTTCTACGGTCAAAGCGAATGGGCGATTCAAAATCAAGTATTTATCGCACTAATTGTTTTTTGCCTACATGTTCTCGTGCAAATCGAGACCAGAAGCAAGCGAAAAACCTTACAGATTAGCCGTTATCTAAGGGCTGCATTGTGGAAACCAGCGAATGTTTGGCTTCGAAAGATTGAAGGAAAAGCCATCCCTTAA
- a CDS encoding M24 family metallopeptidase, which translates to MNYDEKIILKKVQLPYTFNDVEPVYLTEATMEQRAKKVLDLMKEDNFDSLVIYADKEHGSNFEYLTGFIPRFEEGLFVLKKTGQASFILGNENLKMSKYARLQGELYHYPLFSLPNQPMENEKSLDSILCDIDFSNDKKIGLIGWKMFTSTQYDNSAIFDIPHFIVEAVRNICTIEAEIVNAAYLFIGGGKGARTINNANEIAHYEYGANLSSTSMLKAMNAVEIGVKESYLGNLLNAEGQTNNVVTIAATGVRFEKANLYPTSKQLKLGDTLSLTTGYKGGLSSRAGFVVESAEQLPDNQRDYLEKVAIPYFKTVVFWLENIRIGMYGGEFYKMIEEVYPKEKYHWHLNPGHLVADEEWMSSPIYPSSKETLKSGMVFQIDIIPSITGYGGVSAEECIALADEELRNQINNEYPHLWGRIEKRRYYIQHELGINLPEHVIPLSNLVAYLRPFFLNKSATLTCVK; encoded by the coding sequence ATGAATTACGATGAAAAAATAATACTTAAAAAGGTTCAATTACCATATACATTTAACGATGTTGAACCAGTATACCTAACTGAAGCAACGATGGAACAAAGAGCGAAAAAAGTACTGGACCTAATGAAAGAAGATAATTTCGATTCTCTAGTTATTTATGCTGATAAAGAACATGGAAGTAATTTTGAATACTTAACTGGTTTTATTCCTAGATTTGAAGAAGGGCTGTTCGTACTAAAGAAAACAGGACAAGCATCTTTTATTCTCGGCAATGAAAACTTAAAAATGTCAAAATATGCACGCCTTCAAGGAGAACTTTATCACTATCCACTATTTTCATTACCAAATCAACCTATGGAAAATGAGAAAAGTCTGGATTCCATCTTATGTGATATAGATTTTTCAAATGATAAAAAAATTGGGCTTATTGGCTGGAAAATGTTTACCTCTACTCAATATGATAATTCAGCAATATTTGATATCCCTCATTTTATTGTTGAGGCTGTTCGTAACATATGTACTATAGAAGCAGAAATTGTAAATGCAGCTTATTTATTTATTGGTGGCGGTAAGGGTGCACGAACGATTAATAATGCGAACGAGATTGCTCACTATGAGTACGGAGCCAACCTGTCTTCAACTAGTATGCTTAAAGCTATGAATGCTGTTGAAATCGGTGTGAAAGAAAGCTATCTTGGTAATTTGCTAAATGCTGAAGGTCAGACAAATAATGTAGTTACAATTGCTGCAACTGGTGTAAGATTTGAAAAGGCAAATTTATATCCCACTAGTAAGCAACTAAAATTAGGAGATACTCTTTCTCTTACTACCGGTTACAAAGGAGGATTATCCAGTCGAGCTGGATTCGTGGTTGAAAGTGCGGAACAACTGCCTGATAATCAACGTGATTATCTTGAGAAGGTAGCAATTCCTTACTTTAAGACGGTGGTTTTTTGGCTAGAGAATATTCGCATTGGAATGTACGGTGGCGAGTTTTACAAAATGATTGAGGAAGTATATCCAAAAGAAAAGTATCATTGGCATTTGAATCCTGGGCATCTTGTTGCAGATGAAGAATGGATGTCCTCGCCAATTTATCCAAGTTCAAAAGAGACTCTAAAAAGCGGGATGGTGTTTCAAATAGATATAATCCCATCTATAACTGGTTATGGGGGAGTAAGTGCAGAAGAGTGTATAGCGTTGGCAGATGAGGAGCTTAGAAACCAGATTAATAATGAATATCCACATTTATGGGGACGAATCGAAAAGCGAAGATATTATATACAGCATGAGTTAGGAATTAATCTACCGGAACACGTTATCCCACTTTCCAATTTGGTGGCTTATCTTCGACCGTTCTTTTTAAATAAATCAGCTACATTAACATGTGTTAAATAG
- a CDS encoding CPCC family cysteine-rich protein, giving the protein MKAELYTCPCCGYKTLTELNSWEICVVCRWEDDGLQTLEPDFAGGANEESLKEAQRNFREIGICSKKLLDERNISAASRFERDSSFKPLDDN; this is encoded by the coding sequence ATGAAAGCGGAGCTATATACATGTCCTTGTTGCGGATATAAAACTTTGACAGAACTTAACTCATGGGAGATATGTGTTGTATGTAGGTGGGAAGATGATGGATTGCAAACTCTTGAACCAGATTTTGCTGGTGGAGCAAATGAAGAATCCTTAAAAGAAGCCCAAAGGAACTTTAGAGAAATTGGCATTTGTTCAAAAAAATTGTTGGATGAGAGAAATATTTCTGCTGCATCAAGATTTGAGAGAGATAGCAGTTTTAAACCCTTAGATGATAATTAA
- a CDS encoding carbohydrate-binding protein has product MDLPESWTWDSGEYYGEGDPYILKYNGIYYLYVSTVDDKSGVKAWTSEDLVNWTYAGLVTEEPTTKAAYAPEVVYWNGDFYMYTSPGGNGHYVYKSSSPLGPFKKQTDNLGMGIDGHVFIDDDGKWYFYSTGANRIDARTMPSPTEFGKATDTGAKMNGWTEGATVLKRQGKYYMTYTGNHIWNKAYRIDYGVSDSPDVGFTTNKEQNPLLLNTEGENVGLGHNTVVRGPDLDSDYIVYHSHANPGRNINFDRIAWNGDKMLVLGPTTSEQSDPALPDFSDRFDRKDIGKNWKSVNGGKWGITNSSPNWLEQKTLGKKTWYRQVSKASTEKEYTVEFNMKMVEKGKSENPRIGVVFSYKDEKNYGTAVLSPEHNRLETNFVVNGVEQGWEYANLPEGYDYKNLHQIRVEKSEATFRIFVDDMQKQTREVRNLGAGSIGYTTSDVHGAFGYTAYSNKVDGSNIFDAYKPLPGKIEAVHYNAGGEGVGYYDKTKKKEVNPYRQDKVDIAEQSDGSYYIESNEKGEWLKYNVNIAKEGLYNLDLRVGESSKDAKVRILLDGKTDITGDVSIPQSNDWRTFSIEKLKLPKGKHTLTIEVKKGSFDFASFKVQGYKAVDSLSDDFNDGDADGWDEVEGTWKVGPFEEVNIDFDEYKQVPGVINAAYYNTGGEGVAYHDTTTENIGGVFRRDSVDIRTNPEGGGYAVGWNQTGEWLKYNVNVQEAGEYNLKLYMATTFTTAKARLWLDDEIDLTGVFDVPSTGGWNNWTPVIKNGITLPEGNHTLKLEFVEGEFDFTKMEFTSFDIHQPLPGLIEAEDYNVGGQNVAYYDSTEGNTGEQYRNDDVDIRKISEGDYAVSWIQTGEWLKYDVNILEEGSYGLDLLVSTVSDGAKVKVLLDDEIDLTGEIDLPKTGSIDTWKNVSLPNITLPAGKHTLKVVAVEGGFDLSKFMFQQFDKYKQLPGKIMAADYITGGEGVAYHDNTIENIGGEYRQDAVDIRVNPEGGYNVGWNQAGEWLKYNVDIAEAGTYDLAIRVATTFKDSQIRLWLDDSLDLTGVIDVPSTGDWNNWENVIKEDVSLPAGQHTIKVEIVKGEFDFYQFEFLEEIEGTEPEIIGEYNASSATFAKSVIGEKEWKDYIVEADVKVAEGAGDGGVIFRVNNPANGIELSQNNADFMQGYVAYINEEGVHLGKQNYNWEYLDGASIKEPSSTWHHMKIEVSGTTIKVFVDDMKTPKINYTDKSSTAFTQGKVGVRSNYNNTKFDNFSVRSNKADHTSIQALLDKYKDSGELKHSLYKSLSNKLKQSKQHLDKGREDQAAKFLRDMIKLINNDKNKELPADKKEILKADLEKLIEQL; this is encoded by the coding sequence ATGGATTTACCAGAATCTTGGACATGGGATAGTGGGGAGTATTATGGGGAAGGAGACCCGTATATTCTAAAGTACAATGGTATTTATTATCTTTATGTTAGTACAGTAGATGATAAAAGTGGTGTGAAGGCGTGGACATCGGAAGATTTAGTGAATTGGACATATGCTGGTCTTGTTACAGAAGAACCTACTACGAAGGCTGCATATGCACCGGAAGTTGTTTACTGGAATGGCGATTTCTATATGTATACATCTCCAGGTGGCAATGGGCATTATGTCTATAAAAGTTCAAGTCCTCTAGGTCCGTTTAAAAAACAAACAGATAACCTTGGGATGGGTATTGATGGACATGTATTTATTGATGATGATGGAAAGTGGTATTTTTATAGTACTGGAGCAAACAGAATAGATGCTCGGACTATGCCATCGCCAACTGAATTTGGAAAAGCAACAGATACTGGTGCTAAGATGAATGGCTGGACTGAAGGGGCAACGGTACTGAAAAGACAAGGCAAATACTATATGACTTATACAGGAAACCATATTTGGAATAAAGCATACCGTATTGACTATGGAGTAAGTGATTCTCCTGATGTTGGTTTTACAACCAATAAAGAGCAAAATCCTCTCTTATTAAATACAGAAGGAGAAAATGTAGGATTAGGGCATAACACAGTTGTCCGAGGGCCAGACCTTGATTCCGACTATATCGTGTATCATAGTCATGCAAACCCTGGGCGTAATATAAACTTTGATCGAATAGCATGGAATGGGGATAAAATGCTAGTGTTGGGGCCAACAACCTCTGAGCAATCAGATCCTGCTTTACCGGATTTTAGTGATCGATTTGATCGAAAAGACATCGGAAAGAATTGGAAAAGTGTAAATGGAGGGAAATGGGGAATAACCAACAGCAGTCCTAATTGGCTTGAACAGAAGACTTTAGGCAAAAAAACATGGTATAGACAAGTGAGTAAGGCATCTACAGAGAAGGAATATACAGTAGAATTCAATATGAAAATGGTAGAAAAGGGGAAAAGCGAAAATCCGCGAATTGGTGTGGTTTTCTCCTATAAAGATGAAAAAAATTACGGGACAGCTGTCTTAAGTCCAGAGCATAATCGACTGGAAACAAATTTTGTTGTTAATGGTGTTGAACAAGGTTGGGAGTACGCAAATCTACCAGAAGGGTATGATTACAAAAACCTACATCAAATTAGAGTAGAAAAGTCAGAAGCTACGTTTAGAATCTTTGTCGATGACATGCAAAAGCAAACACGTGAAGTTCGAAATCTTGGTGCTGGTAGCATCGGTTACACTACATCAGATGTACACGGAGCATTTGGCTATACAGCATATAGTAATAAGGTAGATGGAAGTAATATCTTTGATGCATACAAGCCTTTACCAGGGAAAATTGAGGCTGTTCATTACAATGCCGGTGGTGAAGGTGTTGGGTATTATGATAAAACAAAGAAAAAAGAGGTTAATCCTTATCGCCAAGACAAGGTAGATATTGCTGAGCAATCAGACGGTAGTTATTATATTGAATCAAATGAAAAAGGGGAATGGCTGAAATACAATGTAAATATTGCAAAAGAAGGCTTATATAATCTAGATTTACGAGTCGGAGAATCTTCTAAAGATGCTAAGGTAAGAATCTTGTTAGATGGAAAGACGGATATAACTGGGGATGTAAGTATTCCGCAGTCAAATGATTGGAGAACCTTCTCTATCGAAAAGCTTAAATTACCAAAAGGAAAGCATACACTTACCATTGAAGTGAAAAAAGGTTCGTTTGATTTTGCAAGCTTTAAAGTACAAGGGTATAAAGCAGTTGACAGCTTGTCTGATGACTTTAATGATGGAGATGCAGACGGATGGGACGAAGTGGAGGGTACATGGAAAGTAGGTCCTTTTGAAGAGGTTAATATTGATTTTGATGAATATAAACAGGTTCCTGGAGTAATAAATGCAGCTTATTACAATACTGGTGGTGAAGGGGTCGCCTATCATGATACGACGACCGAAAACATTGGGGGAGTATTCAGAAGAGATTCAGTAGATATTCGAACCAATCCAGAAGGCGGCGGATATGCTGTTGGGTGGAATCAGACTGGTGAATGGCTTAAGTATAATGTAAATGTTCAAGAAGCTGGTGAATACAATCTTAAGCTTTATATGGCGACAACTTTCACAACTGCAAAGGCACGCCTCTGGTTAGATGATGAAATAGATTTGACCGGCGTATTTGATGTCCCGTCTACTGGAGGTTGGAACAATTGGACACCAGTAATTAAAAATGGAATTACTTTGCCTGAGGGAAATCATACGTTGAAATTAGAATTTGTAGAAGGGGAATTCGATTTTACTAAAATGGAATTCACATCATTTGATATTCATCAACCATTACCAGGGCTCATTGAAGCGGAAGACTATAATGTCGGTGGCCAAAATGTAGCTTATTATGATAGCACGGAAGGCAACACTGGGGAACAATACCGTAACGATGATGTCGACATTCGCAAAATATCTGAAGGGGATTATGCAGTTAGCTGGATTCAAACTGGAGAATGGTTAAAGTATGATGTAAATATTTTAGAAGAGGGAAGCTATGGACTTGATTTACTCGTATCAACTGTAAGTGATGGAGCGAAAGTGAAGGTTCTATTAGATGATGAGATAGATTTAACTGGGGAAATTGATTTGCCGAAAACAGGCAGCATAGATACTTGGAAGAATGTATCCTTACCAAATATAACCTTACCAGCAGGTAAACATACGTTAAAAGTGGTTGCTGTAGAGGGTGGCTTTGATCTTTCGAAGTTTATGTTCCAGCAATTTGATAAGTATAAGCAGCTTCCAGGTAAAATAATGGCGGCAGATTATATTACTGGTGGAGAAGGTGTAGCGTATCACGATAACACAATCGAGAATATTGGTGGAGAGTATCGACAGGATGCAGTAGATATTCGTGTTAACCCTGAAGGTGGTTACAATGTTGGTTGGAACCAAGCAGGAGAATGGTTAAAGTATAATGTCGATATCGCAGAAGCCGGTACCTATGATTTAGCAATAAGAGTAGCGACAACGTTTAAAGATAGTCAAATCCGATTATGGCTTGATGATTCGCTTGATTTAACAGGGGTTATTGATGTCCCTAGTACTGGCGACTGGAATAATTGGGAAAATGTTATTAAAGAAGATGTTTCCTTACCAGCTGGACAACATACCATTAAAGTGGAAATTGTAAAAGGCGAATTTGATTTTTATCAATTTGAATTCTTAGAGGAAATAGAAGGAACAGAGCCAGAAATAATTGGTGAGTACAATGCGAGTAGTGCCACATTTGCAAAATCAGTTATCGGTGAAAAAGAGTGGAAAGACTACATCGTTGAAGCCGATGTTAAAGTTGCTGAAGGAGCTGGAGATGGAGGAGTTATTTTTAGAGTAAACAATCCTGCAAATGGAATCGAGCTTAGTCAAAATAATGCTGATTTTATGCAAGGATATGTTGCTTATATAAATGAAGAAGGAGTCCACCTTGGAAAGCAAAATTATAATTGGGAGTATCTTGATGGTGCCTCTATCAAAGAACCTTCATCTACTTGGCATCATATGAAAATTGAAGTGAGTGGAACAACGATTAAAGTATTTGTGGATGATATGAAGACACCAAAAATTAATTATACGGACAAGAGTAGTACTGCCTTTACACAGGGGAAAGTAGGAGTAAGGTCCAATTATAATAATACAAAGTTTGATAATTTCTCTGTTAGATCAAACAAAGCCGATCACACGTCTATTCAAGCATTATTGGATAAGTATAAGGACTCAGGGGAACTAAAGCATAGTCTTTATAAAAGCTTAAGCAATAAACTGAAGCAATCGAAACAACATCTAGACAAAGGGAGAGAAGACCAAGCAGCTAAATTTCTCCGTGATATGATCAAGCTGATTAATAACGACAAAAATAAGGAATTACCTGCTGATAAAAAAGAAATCTTGAAGGCAGATTTAGAAAAATTGATCGAACAATTGTGA
- a CDS encoding GntR family transcriptional regulator, which yields MSTIKNEPLYQQIQSKIIERIKEGKWRVGDRVPSEKELMDEFHVSQITTKNALAGLADKGIVERIKGKGTFVIESSLIGSMGQNQTSRGLIGLIIPTMKTKVEQDFVNFLEQYVTELGYNLVIKISRESQVKEAEAIQTFRVIGVDGIIIFPAEKEMYNEAVLRLTLDKFPLVLIDRYMKNISTYSVSSENTQGAFEAVSYLLNKGHEQIALISPLITNTVTEERAKGFEQAFLRKDITIDKNLWLTLPFDKISVHETPVMIKQFLMENPQLACLFTMNAELAQYAHRAIVEVQKESLRPIELVTFDSPGIEGITYVQQDIQQCSKQAVKLLMQQIAGEYNPKRIYIPVNLVIATDKEK from the coding sequence ATGAGTACAATCAAAAACGAACCATTATATCAGCAAATTCAAAGCAAAATAATAGAGCGAATAAAGGAAGGGAAATGGAGAGTAGGAGATAGAGTTCCCTCTGAAAAAGAATTAATGGATGAATTCCATGTTAGCCAGATTACTACCAAGAATGCATTAGCTGGTTTAGCGGATAAAGGAATTGTGGAGCGGATTAAGGGGAAGGGGACTTTTGTTATTGAAAGTAGTTTAATAGGTTCAATGGGGCAGAATCAAACTTCAAGAGGGTTGATTGGTTTAATTATTCCAACGATGAAGACGAAGGTGGAACAGGATTTTGTCAATTTTCTTGAACAATATGTGACGGAGCTAGGGTATAACTTAGTCATTAAGATATCTAGAGAATCGCAAGTTAAAGAAGCAGAGGCTATTCAGACGTTTCGTGTCATAGGTGTGGACGGGATTATTATTTTTCCTGCAGAAAAGGAAATGTATAATGAAGCTGTTCTTCGGCTTACGCTAGACAAGTTTCCGCTTGTATTGATTGATCGATATATGAAGAATATTTCTACATATAGTGTAAGTTCCGAAAATACGCAAGGAGCGTTTGAGGCCGTTTCTTATCTGTTGAATAAAGGGCATGAACAGATTGCGCTTATCTCTCCATTAATAACAAATACGGTGACGGAAGAACGTGCAAAAGGATTTGAACAAGCTTTTTTAAGAAAAGACATTACAATCGATAAAAACCTTTGGCTAACGTTACCATTTGATAAAATATCCGTTCATGAAACGCCTGTGATGATTAAACAATTTTTAATGGAAAATCCTCAGTTGGCTTGCCTGTTTACGATGAATGCGGAGTTGGCACAGTATGCTCATCGTGCTATTGTAGAAGTCCAAAAAGAGTCTTTACGTCCAATAGAGTTAGTCACATTTGATTCCCCTGGAATAGAAGGCATCACTTATGTGCAACAAGATATTCAGCAATGCAGCAAGCAAGCTGTGAAATTATTAATGCAACAAATAGCTGGCGAATATAATCCAAAGCGAATTTATATACCAGTAAATTTAGTGATTGCTACAGACAAGGAAAAATAA